The genomic DNA GGTCGAGGACGCGGGCACCGACGCCGAGGTGAGCCTGTCCGTGCACAACGAGGGCGAGCCCATCGCGCCCGAGCTCCGGGCCACCCTCTTCCAGCCCTTCCGCCATGGCGCCAAGGGCAAGGCCGCCACCCGCAGCGTGGGCCTGGGGCTCTACATCGTCCAGCAGGTGGCGCGGGCGCACGGGGGCGAGGTGGAGGTGCGCTCGAGGCCGAGCGAGGGCACCACCTTCACGCTCCGGCTGCCCCGGGGCCGCTAGCGATCGTGACGGCGGTGCTGCGTGCGCACGGGGATGGGCACGGGCTGGAGGTGACCGCCCGACTGATCATCCTCGTCGCGCACGCCCGCGCGCGCCAGGTGCTTGTCCAGCCGGCCCAGGAGCATCAGGCCCGCCATGCGGAAGTCGGAGACGAGCGACCACAGCGGGTACTTGAAGGACGCCGGGCGGTTCTTCTCCACGAAGAAGTGGCTCACCCAGGCGAAGCCGTAGCCCGACACCACCGCCGGGAGGATCAGCGAGGCATTGCCCGTCGCCACCGCCGCACCCGCCGTCAGCACGCCCAACGACGTGCCGAGGAAGTGCAGCCAGCGCGTGCTCGGCAGGGCATGTTCGCGCAGGTAGAACGGCCAGAACTCAGCGTAGGTCGGGATTCGCTCAGTCATAGGATGGATTCTGCGTCCGGATACGCCCCATTCGTCAACCCTTGCCTCCACCCCTTTGGCGCTTCCGCGTCATTCGTCCTAGGCTGGAGAGGGTCTCGGGGGAGATGCAACGTGAACGACTGGACGCCCAAGCCCATTCCCGCCGCCTCGCTCGCCCGACTTCCCCTGACGCCCGAGGAGGGCTTCGTCCTCTCCCGGCTGGATGGCACCACGCCCGTGCGGCACCTGACGGCCCTCACGGGACTGCCCGCCGATCGCATCCAGGCCATCCTCGCGCGGCTCATCGCCCACGGCGCGGTGCTCAACGCACCCACCCCACCCGCCGAGCAACCCCTTCCACCCCCCGAGGACCCACCCCCCTCCGAGGACACTCCGGCGGGGGACGAAGACATCCCCACCGAGGACGAGGGCGCCGAGGCCGCCACGGGCACCTTCCGCCAGCTCTTCGAGCGGCGGTTGCACCCCCTCGCCGCGGATGAGCGGGCCCGGCTCGCCCGGGACGCGGTGGACCCGGAGCTGTCCGCGCTGTGTTTCGACCCGGTGCCCGCCGTCATCCATTCGGTGATGGAGAACACGCGGGTGGGGCTGGCCCATGCACGGCTCATCGCCCGGCACCATGCCAACCCCGTGGGGCTGGAGGCCCTGTGTGGCCGCGCGGCCTTCGCCTCGGACGCCGGGGTACGCCGCTGGCTCGTGCGCAATCCCCAGCTCCCCTCGAGCCTCTTCCGCCGCCTGTGGGCGGGGCGCCGCTTGATGGAGCAGTTCAAGGTGGCGGTGGATCGGGACGTGCCCGAGGGCACCCGGCGCACCGCGCGCGAGGTGCTGCGCTCGCGCTTCACCACCGCGCCCGCCGAGGAACGCGTGGAGCTCATCCTCCTGACCGAGGGCCGGGTCCTGGGCGCGCTCTCGGGCATGCCGGTGGACGGAAAGACGGCGTCGCTCTTGTGCGGGCGCGTCTACCGCTCGCCCCTGCTCATCCAGAACCTCGCGCGCTGGAGCGCGGCGCCGCCCGTCCTCATCGCCCACCTGCTCAAGCAGGAAGCGGTGCGCCGCCAGCCCCAGCTGCGCCAGTTGCTCCAGCGCCACCCCAACGCCCCCGCGGACGCCCGCAAGGGCTAGAAGGCGCGGCCCTCGAGCTTCTCGATGGCGGCGCGGATGTCCGGGGGGACGGGCACCTTGGCGTACTCGGGGTAGCGCAGCACGACGAGCACCGTGCCCCCCTTCGCGTAGCGCACCCCGCTGCCCGCGTCATCCACCGCGTACTCCATGGTGATGCTGGTGGTGCCAATC from Melittangium boletus DSM 14713 includes the following:
- a CDS encoding DUF962 domain-containing protein, translated to MTERIPTYAEFWPFYLREHALPSTRWLHFLGTSLGVLTAGAAVATGNASLILPAVVSGYGFAWVSHFFVEKNRPASFKYPLWSLVSDFRMAGLMLLGRLDKHLARAGVRDEDDQSGGHLQPVPIPVRTQHRRHDR